In Phaeobacter gallaeciensis DSM 26640, a genomic segment contains:
- a CDS encoding nucleoside deaminase produces MPFRSHMDVALAEAQAAAARGEVPVGAVLISPEGQVVARAGNRTREWSDPTAHAEVLVIREACAAAGSERLNGYDLYVTLEPCAMCAAAIAAARIRRVYYGASDPKSGGVAHGACVFSHPQAHHAPEVYEGISAEPAETLLKAFFAARRSADG; encoded by the coding sequence ATGCCGTTTCGTTCTCACATGGATGTTGCCCTTGCCGAGGCCCAAGCCGCCGCCGCGCGCGGAGAGGTGCCGGTGGGGGCCGTTCTGATCTCTCCAGAGGGGCAGGTGGTAGCCCGTGCAGGCAATCGAACCCGAGAGTGGAGCGACCCGACCGCCCATGCCGAGGTGCTGGTGATCCGCGAGGCCTGCGCTGCCGCCGGGTCGGAGCGCCTCAATGGTTATGATCTCTATGTGACGCTGGAACCCTGCGCGATGTGCGCCGCTGCAATTGCGGCAGCCCGCATTCGCCGTGTCTATTATGGGGCCTCTGATCCAAAATCCGGCGGTGTCGCCCACGGGGCCTGTGTGTTCTCGCATCCGCAGGCCCATCACGCGCCTGAGGTCTATGAGGGCATCAGCGCAGAACCGGCTGAAACCCTCCTGAAGGCCTTCTTTGCTGCGCGCCGTTCGGCGGATGGTTGA
- a CDS encoding DNA-3-methyladenine glycosylase I yields the protein MSKDFLAPDGQLRCGWAGSVPEFLPYHDHEWGYPVADDQRLFEKICLESFQSGLSWRTILAKRENFRAAFAGFDWTRVARFGPQDVERLLQDAGIIRHRGKIEAVINNARRAEEMVEAEGSLAAFFWTFEPGPDEQVPPQTASITPQSTALSKELKKRGWKFVGPTTCFAFMQAMGLVNDHATDCICRKKAAQMRAAFTSPAVSQAG from the coding sequence ATGAGCAAGGATTTTCTAGCCCCTGACGGGCAGTTGCGTTGTGGCTGGGCTGGATCCGTTCCAGAGTTTCTGCCCTATCATGATCACGAATGGGGCTATCCGGTTGCGGATGATCAGCGTCTGTTTGAGAAGATTTGTCTTGAGAGTTTTCAGTCAGGTCTGAGCTGGCGCACCATTCTGGCCAAACGCGAGAATTTCCGGGCCGCCTTTGCGGGGTTCGACTGGACCCGTGTCGCCCGGTTTGGACCTCAGGACGTGGAGCGCCTGTTGCAGGATGCAGGTATCATTCGCCACAGAGGCAAGATCGAAGCGGTGATCAACAATGCCCGCCGCGCTGAGGAAATGGTGGAGGCCGAAGGATCGCTGGCGGCGTTTTTCTGGACCTTTGAACCCGGCCCGGATGAGCAGGTGCCGCCACAGACGGCCTCCATCACGCCGCAGTCGACTGCGCTGTCAAAAGAGCTGAAGAAACGCGGTTGGAAATTTGTCGGTCCCACCACCTGTTTTGCCTTCATGCAGGCGATGGGATTGGTGAATGATCACGCAACAGACTGTATCTGTAGGAAAAAGGCCGCCCAGATGCGTGCCGCTTTCACCTCTCCTGCAGTGTCTCAGGCCGGGTGA
- a CDS encoding pseudouridine synthase yields MSKTPSSPRGQRPGAAKPARASKKPTNTAVSGDSPEGDRIAKVLSRAGVASRREAERMIAEGRVAVNGKIIDSPALNVVLGKDRIAVDGTPMQDPEPPRLWLYHKPAGLVTTTSDELDRATIFDELPEDMPRVMTVGRLDLNSEGLLLLTNDGGIKRQLELPSTGWLRRYRVRINGRPKDTDFEPLRQGLVVEGERFQPMTVALDRQQGANAWLTIGLREGKNREIRRAIEDIGFTVNRLLRLSYGPFQLGSLKPGEVEELRPRVVRDQLGLETPETEADEKPKRPTRPARGRPGAGKPGTAHGAKPDFKSGGRPGGKPSRRSFGASDRPDGKGSERSGGRSTGKPDGKFAGKGKPAGRATDRTADRPGGKPAGKFGGKPVGKPGSKPADGGASRDAGRGPGRSSGKGPAPRGGGKPTRR; encoded by the coding sequence ATGAGCAAAACACCATCTTCCCCCAGGGGCCAGCGCCCCGGTGCGGCGAAACCCGCCCGCGCCAGCAAGAAACCGACCAACACGGCTGTGAGCGGTGACAGCCCCGAGGGCGACCGCATTGCCAAGGTCCTGTCACGGGCCGGCGTCGCCTCGCGGCGCGAGGCCGAGCGAATGATCGCCGAAGGACGCGTTGCGGTAAACGGCAAGATCATCGACAGCCCGGCGTTGAATGTGGTGTTGGGGAAAGATCGGATCGCCGTGGATGGGACCCCGATGCAGGATCCGGAACCACCCCGGCTTTGGCTCTATCACAAGCCCGCAGGTCTGGTGACCACCACCAGTGACGAGCTGGATCGCGCGACCATCTTTGACGAGCTGCCCGAAGACATGCCCCGCGTGATGACCGTCGGGCGGCTTGACCTCAACTCTGAGGGGCTGTTGCTGCTGACCAATGACGGCGGCATCAAACGGCAACTGGAGCTGCCCTCCACCGGCTGGCTGCGCCGCTACCGCGTACGGATCAACGGCCGTCCGAAAGATACCGATTTCGAACCGCTGCGTCAGGGGTTGGTGGTTGAGGGAGAGCGGTTCCAGCCGATGACCGTCGCGCTGGATCGCCAGCAGGGGGCCAACGCATGGCTGACCATTGGCCTGCGTGAGGGCAAGAACCGCGAAATCCGCCGTGCCATCGAAGACATCGGATTTACCGTGAACCGCCTGCTGCGCCTGTCTTATGGCCCGTTCCAGTTGGGCAGCCTCAAACCCGGCGAGGTCGAAGAACTGCGCCCACGTGTAGTGCGGGACCAGCTGGGGCTGGAGACGCCGGAAACCGAGGCAGACGAGAAGCCCAAACGCCCGACCCGCCCGGCGCGTGGACGCCCCGGCGCGGGCAAACCTGGGACAGCGCACGGCGCGAAACCAGATTTCAAATCTGGCGGCAGGCCAGGCGGGAAACCATCAAGGCGGTCCTTCGGCGCATCAGATCGCCCGGACGGCAAAGGCAGCGAGCGGTCCGGTGGCCGCTCCACTGGAAAACCAGACGGCAAATTTGCTGGCAAAGGCAAACCCGCAGGCCGGGCAACTGACCGCACCGCAGACAGGCCCGGTGGTAAGCCTGCGGGCAAATTCGGCGGCAAGCCTGTCGGCAAACCCGGCAGCAAACCCGCAGATGGCGGCGCCAGCCGAGACGCAGGGCGCGGTCCCGGCCGAAGCTCTGGCAAAGGTCCCGCACCGCGCGGTGGCGGCAAACCAACACGCCGCTGA